In one window of Juglans regia cultivar Chandler chromosome 3, Walnut 2.0, whole genome shotgun sequence DNA:
- the LOC109003890 gene encoding pentatricopeptide repeat-containing protein At2g37230, with protein MAFITVSKPHQWTLRVFPNIPRTSNTSTLNLLRFFSSTDDTISSVDQNPNPDPEPGAPSDPKFEVENPKTADGEPKVYQRTPRGKRRNPEKIEDVICKMMASRAWTTRLQNSIRALVPEFDNSLVWNVLHSSTNSEHALQFFRWVERAGLVHHDRETHLKMIEILGRASKINHARCILLDMPKKGVEWDEDLFVVLIESYGKAGIVQEAVKIFQKMKELGVERSVKSYDALFKVILRRGRYMMAKRYFNAMLNEGIEPTRHTFNVMLWGFFLSLRLETAKRFYEDMKSRGVSPDVVTYNTMINGYYRFKMMDEAEKLFDELKGRNIAPTVISYTTMIKGYVSVGRIDDGLRLLDEMKSFGVKPNAVTYSTLLPGLCDAEKMSEARMMLKEMVERHFAPKDSSIFVRLLTCQCNSGDLDAAADVLKSMIRLSIPTEAGHYGVLIENFCKAGVYDRAIKLLDKLIEKEIILRPQTSLEMESTAYNPMIQYLCEHGQTGKAEIFFRQLMKKGILDSFAFNNLICGHSREGNPDSAFEILRIMGRRGVSRDADSFKLLIKSYLNRGEPADAKTALDSMIEVGHLPDSSLFRSVMESLFEDGRIQTSSRVMKSMVEKGVKENMDLVAKILEALLLRGHVEEALGRIDLLMHSGCSPDFDSLLTVLCEKGKTIAALKVLDFALERDYTVDFSSYDKVLDALLAAGKTLNAYSILCKIMEKGGATDWSSREALIKSLNQEGNTKQADILSRMIKDGEKSHAGKKGKKHATVAA; from the coding sequence ATGGCATTCATTACTGTATCTAAACCCCACCAATGGACGCTTAGGGTTTTTCCCAACATTCCCAGAACCTCAAATACTTCCACCCTTAATCTACTCCGCTTCTTCTCCTCCACTGATGACACAATCTCCTCCGTTGATCAGAATCCAAACCCAGATCCCGAACCGGGTGCGCCTTCCGACCCAAAATTCGAAGTCGAAAACCCAAAGACGGCAGATGGAGAGCCGAAGGTCTACCAGAGAACTCCACGAGGTAAGCGTCGGAATCCAGAAAAGATAGAGGATGTTATATGTAAGATGATGGCAAGCCGGGCTTGGACAACCCGGTTGCAGAACTCAATCCGGGCATTGGTGCCCGAATTCGACAACTCCCTCGTCTGGAATGTATTGCACAGTTCCACTAACTCGGAGCACGCTTTACAGTTCTTCCGGTGGGTCGAGCGGGCCGGGCTGGTCCATCACGACCGCGAGACCCATCTGAAAATGATTGAGATTTTAGGCCGCGCTTCGAAGATCAATCACGCCAGGTGCATACTATTGGATATGCCGAAGAAGGGCGTCGAGTGGGACGAGGACTTGTTTGTTGTGCTCATCGAGAGCTATGGTAAAGCCGGGATTGTTCAGGAGGCTGTTAAgatttttcagaaaatgaagGAATTGGGTGTGGAGAGGAGTGTCAAGTCCTACGATGCTTTGTTTAAGGTGATTTTGAGGCGGGGGCGGTATATGATGGCGAAGAGGTATTTTAATGCGATGCTGAATGAAGGGATTGAGCCTACTCGTCATACATTCAATGTTATGCTTTGGGGATTCTTTTTGTCGTTGAGGTTGGAGACGGCGAAAAGATTTTACGAGGATATGAAGAGTAGAGGGGTTTCTCCGGATGTGGTCACGTATAACACTATGATTAATGGGTATTATCGGTTTAAGATGATGGATGAGGCAGAGAAGTTGTTTGACGAGTTGAAGGGGAGGAACATAGCTCCTACAGTTATAAGTTATACTACCATGATAAAAGGGTATGTTTCAGTTGGTCGAATCGATGACGGGTTGAGATTGTTGGATGAGATGAAGTCTTTTGGTGTTAAGCCCAATGCTGTCACATACTCGACCTTGTTGCCGGGGCTTTGTGATGCTGAGAAAATGTCTGAAGCTCGAATGATGTTGAAGGAGATGGTTGAGAGACATTTTGCTCCTAAGGATAGTTCCATCTTCGTTAGACTGTTAACATGTCAGTGCAACTCTGGTGACTTGGATGCTGCTGCAGATGTGCTCAAGTCAATGATTCGGCTGAGCATACCTACCGAGGCTGGTCACTATGGGGTCTTAATTGAGAACTTTTGCAAGGCTGGTGTGTATGATCGGGCAATTAAGTTGTTGGATAAGCTGATTGAGAAGGAAATCATCTTGAGGCCACAGACTTCTTTGGAGATGGAGTCTACTGCTTATAACCCAATGATTCAGTATCTGTGCGAGCATGGGCAGACGGGGAAAGCAGAAATATTTTTCCGTCAACTGATGAAAAAGGGTATTCTGGATTCATTTGcttttaataatttgatctGTGGGCATTCCAGAGAAGGGAATCCTGATTCTGCTTTTGAGATTCTAAGGATCATGGGTAGGAGAGGGGTTTCTAGAGATGCAGATTCCTTTAAATTGCTTATCAAGAGCTACTTGAACAGAGGTGAACCAGCTGATGCTAAAACAGCTTTGGATAGTATGATCGAAGTTGGGCATCTCCCAGATTCCTCACTCTTCAGGTCAGTGATGGAGAGCCTATTTGAAGATGGGAGGATTCAAACTTCAAGTCGAGTGATGAAGAGCATGGTGGAGAAGGGGGTGAAGGAGAACATGGACTTGGTTGCTAAGATCTTGGAAGCCCTTCTCTTGAGAGGTCACGTTGAGGAAGCCCTGGGACGAATTGATCTACTCATGCACAGCGGGTGCTCGCCTGATTTTGATTCTCTTTTAACCGTTCTTTGTGAGAAGGGGAAGACCATTGCTGCTCTTAAGGTGTTAGATTTTGCATTGGAGAGAGACTATACTGTAGACTTTTCAAGCTATGATAAAGTGTTGGATGCTCTCTTGGCAGCAGGGAAAACACTCAATGCATATTCAATTTTGTGTAAAATTATGGAGAAAGGAGGGGCCACGGATTGGAGTAGTCGTGAGGCTCTGATCAAGAGCCTTAATCAGGAGGGCAACACAAAGCAGGCTGATATTCTTTCTAGAATGATTAAGGATGGGGAGAAATCCCATGCCggcaaaaaagggaaaaagcaTGCTACTGTTGCTGCCTAA